Proteins encoded together in one Carya illinoinensis cultivar Pawnee chromosome 3, C.illinoinensisPawnee_v1, whole genome shotgun sequence window:
- the LOC122304035 gene encoding 26S proteasome non-ATPase regulatory subunit 2 homolog A-like isoform X1, whose translation MAPDPNASGSGTVPSKEPKRKKDDKKEEDLSDEDLALKQQLELYVERVQDPDPGLQKVALESMRQEIRTSTSSMTSVPKPLKFLRPHYGTLKAYYEMMQDSDLKNYLADILSVLALTMSAEGERESLKYRLLGSEGDIGSWGHEYVRNLAGEIAQEYAKRQSEEAAIDDLMELVQQIVAFHMKHNAEPEAVDLLMEVEDLDILVEHVDSTNFKRTCLYLTSSARYLPGPDDMLVLDIAHLIYSKFEEYPNALQIALYLDNMLYVKQLFSTCDDLLLKKQFCYMLARHGVAFELDDDMVADDDDREALQDIINNIKLSEGYLTLARDIEVMEPKSPEDIYKAHLLDGRASAGASVDSARQNLAATFVNAFVNAGFGQDKLMTISSDNSSGGGSSANWLFKNKEHGKTSAAASLSMILLWDVDAGLAQIDKYFHLSDSHVLSGALLGVGIVNCGIKNDCDPALALLGDYVDKEDSSIRIGAIMGLGIAYAGTQNEQIRRKLAPILNDAKAPFDVIAFTAISLGLVYVGSCNEEVAQAIIFALMDRSDSELGEPLTRLLPLGLGLLYLGKQESVEATAEVSKTFNEKIRRYCDMTLLSCAYAGTGNVLKVQNLLSHCSQHLDKGETHQGPAVLGIAMVAMAEELGLEMAIRSLEHLLQYGEQNIRRAVPLALGLLCISNPKVNVMDTLSRLSHDTDSEVAMAAVISLGLIGAGTNNARIAGMLRNLSSYYYKDASLLFCVRIAQGLVHLGKGLLTLNPYHSERFLLCPTALAGIITMLHACLDMKTIILGKYHYVLYFLVLAMQPRMLMTVDENLKPLSVPVRVGQAVDVVGQAGRPKTITGFQTHSTPVLLAAGDRAELATEKYIPLSPILEGFVILKENPDYREEQ comes from the exons ACAGGAAATCCGGACCTCTACGAGCTCCATGACCTCTGTCCCAAAGCCACTGAAGTTTCTTCGTCCTCACTATGGAACTCTGAAAGCATATTATGAAATGATGCAGGACTCAGATTTGAAG AATTACTTGGCAGATATACTATCAGTTTTGGCTCTCACCATGTCTGCTGAGGGTGAACGG GAGAGCCTAAAGTACAGATTGTTGGGTTCAGAAGGTGATATTGGTTCATGGGGCCATGAGTATGTAAG GAACTTAGCTGGAGAAATTGCGCAAGAGTATGCTAAGCGACAG AGCGAAGAAGCTGCAATTGATGATCTTATGGAGCTTGTTCAACAGATAGTTGCTTTTCACATGAAG CACAATGCAGAACCTGAAGCTGTTGATCTTCTGATGGAG GTTGAAGACCTTGATATCTTAGTTGAGCATGTGGACAGTACGAATTTCAAAAGGACATGCCTCTACCTTACCAGCTCAGCAAG GTACCTCCCTGGTCCTGATGATATGTTGGTCCTGGATATTGCCCACCTgatttattcaaaatttgaagagtatCCAAATGCACTTCAGATAGCCCTATATCTGGATAACATGCTG TATGTGAAGCAGTTGTTTTCAACATGTGATGATCTGCTACTAAAGAAGCAATTCTGTTACATGCTTGCTCGACAT GGTGTTGCATTTGAGCTAGATGATGATATGGTTGCAGATGATGATGATCGGGAGGCATTGCAagatataataaacaacatcaAGTTAAGTGAAGGTTATCTCACACTTGCTCGTGATATTGAGGTCATGGAACCCAAATCTCCTGAAGATATCTataag GCACACTTACTTGATGGCCGGGCTAGTGCTGGTGCGAGTGTTGACTCAGCTAGACAAAATCTTGCTGCCACCTTTGTTAATGCTTTCGTGAATGCTGGCTTTGGTCAG GATAAGTTAATGACAATCTCATCAGACAATTCCAGTGGCGGCGGTTCTTCTgccaactggcttttcaaaaataaagaaCATGGGAAGACTAGTGCTGCAGCAAGTCTT AGTATGATTTTACTGTGGGACGTTGATGCTGGACTTGCCCAAATTGACAAGTACTTCCACTTAAGTGACAGCCATGTCCTTTCTGGTGCATTATTAGGAGTTGGGATTGTGAATTGTGGTATAAAGAATGACTGTGATCCT GCACTCGCACTTCTAGGTGATTATGTAGATAAAGAAGATTCATCCATTCGAATTGGTGCAATAATGGGCCTTGGAATTGCATATGCTGGTACCCAAAACGAGCAG ATACGGAGAAAATTGGCTCCTATACTCAATGATGCCAAAGCTCCATTTGATGTAATTGCATTCACTGCAATCTCTCTGGGCTTGGTATATGTGGGTTCCTGCAATGAAGAGGTTGCTCAGGCGATTATATTTGCATTGATGGACCGAAGTGATTCAGAGTTGGGAGAGCCCCTCACTCGGCTATTGCCTCTTGGCCTTGGTCTCCTATACCTTGGGAAGCAG GAAAGCGTGGAGGCAACAGCTGAAGTTTCTAAGACCTTTAATGAGAAGATTAGAAGATACTGTGACATGACACTACTTTCATGTGCCTATGCTGGAACAGGGAATGTTCTCAAG GTTCAAAACCTTCTGAGCCATTGCTCACAACATCTTGACAAGGGAGAAACCCACCAGGGTCCTGCTGTGCTTGGAATTGCTATGGTAGCAATGGCTGAAGAATTGGGGCTTGAGATGGCAATTCGTTCACTAGAGCATCTTTTACAGTATGGCGAGCAGAACATCCGTCGTGCTGTTCCCTTGGCTCTTGGTCTTCTTTGCATATCAAATCCTAAG GTCAATGTTATGGACACATTAAGCAGACTTAGCCATGATACAGATTCAGAAGTAGCAATG GCTGCTGTAATCTCCTTGGGTTTGATAGGTGCAGGAACCAACAATGCTCGAATAGCTGGCATGCTTCGCAATCTTTCAAGCTATTACTACAAAGATGCCAGCCTTCTTTTCTGT GTTCGAATTGCTCAAGGTCTTGTACATTTGGGGAAGGGTTTATTGACTCTTAATCCATATCATTCTGAACGGTTTTTGCTATGCCC GACGGCACTTGCTGGAATAATAACAatgctgcatgcatgccttGATATGAAAACTATCATCTTGGGAAAGTATCATTATGTTCTCTACTTCCTTGTTTTGGCAATGCAG CCAAGAATGTTGATGACTGTGGATGAGAATCTCAAACCTCTTTCCGTTCCTGTTCGGGTGGGCCAAGCTGTTGATGTTGTTGGCCAGGCCGGTCGTCCCAAAACCATCACTGGTTTCCAGACACATTCAACACCTGTTCTTTTGGCTGCTGGTGATCGAGCAGAACTGGCTACTGAGAA ATATATTCCTCTGTCTCCCATTCTTGAAGGCTTTGTAATCTTGAAAGAGAACCCAGACTACAGAGAAGAGCAGTAG
- the LOC122304035 gene encoding 26S proteasome non-ATPase regulatory subunit 2 homolog A-like isoform X2 has translation MAPDPNASGSGTVPSKEPKRKKDDKKEEDLSDEDLALKQQLELYVERVQDPDPGLQKVALESMRQEIRTSTSSMTSVPKPLKFLRPHYGTLKAYYEMMQDSDLKNYLADILSVLALTMSAEGERESLKYRLLGSEGDIGSWGHEYVRNLAGEIAQEYAKRQSEEAAIDDLMELVQQIVAFHMKHNAEPEAVDLLMEVEDLDILVEHVDSTNFKRTCLYLTSSARYLPGPDDMLVLDIAHLIYSKFEEYPNALQIALYLDNMLYVKQLFSTCDDLLLKKQFCYMLARHGVAFELDDDMVADDDDREALQDIINNIKLSEGYLTLARDIEVMEPKSPEDIYKAHLLDGRASAGASVDSARQNLAATFVNAFVNAGFGQDKLMTISSDNSSGGGSSANWLFKNKEHGKTSAAASLSMILLWDVDAGLAQIDKYFHLSDSHVLSGALLGVGIVNCGIKNDCDPALALLGDYVDKEDSSIRIGAIMGLGIAYAGTQNEQIRRKLAPILNDAKAPFDVIAFTAISLGLVYVGSCNEEVAQAIIFALMDRSDSELGEPLTRLLPLGLGLLYLGKQESVEATAEVSKTFNEKIRRYCDMTLLSCAYAGTGNVLKVQNLLSHCSQHLDKGETHQGPAVLGIAMVAMAEELGLEMAIRSLEHLLQYGEQNIRRAVPLALGLLCISNPKVNVMDTLSRLSHDTDSEVAMAAVISLGLIGAGTNNARIAGMLRNLSSYYYKDASLLFCVRIAQGLVHLGKGLLTLNPYHSERFLLCPQEC, from the exons ACAGGAAATCCGGACCTCTACGAGCTCCATGACCTCTGTCCCAAAGCCACTGAAGTTTCTTCGTCCTCACTATGGAACTCTGAAAGCATATTATGAAATGATGCAGGACTCAGATTTGAAG AATTACTTGGCAGATATACTATCAGTTTTGGCTCTCACCATGTCTGCTGAGGGTGAACGG GAGAGCCTAAAGTACAGATTGTTGGGTTCAGAAGGTGATATTGGTTCATGGGGCCATGAGTATGTAAG GAACTTAGCTGGAGAAATTGCGCAAGAGTATGCTAAGCGACAG AGCGAAGAAGCTGCAATTGATGATCTTATGGAGCTTGTTCAACAGATAGTTGCTTTTCACATGAAG CACAATGCAGAACCTGAAGCTGTTGATCTTCTGATGGAG GTTGAAGACCTTGATATCTTAGTTGAGCATGTGGACAGTACGAATTTCAAAAGGACATGCCTCTACCTTACCAGCTCAGCAAG GTACCTCCCTGGTCCTGATGATATGTTGGTCCTGGATATTGCCCACCTgatttattcaaaatttgaagagtatCCAAATGCACTTCAGATAGCCCTATATCTGGATAACATGCTG TATGTGAAGCAGTTGTTTTCAACATGTGATGATCTGCTACTAAAGAAGCAATTCTGTTACATGCTTGCTCGACAT GGTGTTGCATTTGAGCTAGATGATGATATGGTTGCAGATGATGATGATCGGGAGGCATTGCAagatataataaacaacatcaAGTTAAGTGAAGGTTATCTCACACTTGCTCGTGATATTGAGGTCATGGAACCCAAATCTCCTGAAGATATCTataag GCACACTTACTTGATGGCCGGGCTAGTGCTGGTGCGAGTGTTGACTCAGCTAGACAAAATCTTGCTGCCACCTTTGTTAATGCTTTCGTGAATGCTGGCTTTGGTCAG GATAAGTTAATGACAATCTCATCAGACAATTCCAGTGGCGGCGGTTCTTCTgccaactggcttttcaaaaataaagaaCATGGGAAGACTAGTGCTGCAGCAAGTCTT AGTATGATTTTACTGTGGGACGTTGATGCTGGACTTGCCCAAATTGACAAGTACTTCCACTTAAGTGACAGCCATGTCCTTTCTGGTGCATTATTAGGAGTTGGGATTGTGAATTGTGGTATAAAGAATGACTGTGATCCT GCACTCGCACTTCTAGGTGATTATGTAGATAAAGAAGATTCATCCATTCGAATTGGTGCAATAATGGGCCTTGGAATTGCATATGCTGGTACCCAAAACGAGCAG ATACGGAGAAAATTGGCTCCTATACTCAATGATGCCAAAGCTCCATTTGATGTAATTGCATTCACTGCAATCTCTCTGGGCTTGGTATATGTGGGTTCCTGCAATGAAGAGGTTGCTCAGGCGATTATATTTGCATTGATGGACCGAAGTGATTCAGAGTTGGGAGAGCCCCTCACTCGGCTATTGCCTCTTGGCCTTGGTCTCCTATACCTTGGGAAGCAG GAAAGCGTGGAGGCAACAGCTGAAGTTTCTAAGACCTTTAATGAGAAGATTAGAAGATACTGTGACATGACACTACTTTCATGTGCCTATGCTGGAACAGGGAATGTTCTCAAG GTTCAAAACCTTCTGAGCCATTGCTCACAACATCTTGACAAGGGAGAAACCCACCAGGGTCCTGCTGTGCTTGGAATTGCTATGGTAGCAATGGCTGAAGAATTGGGGCTTGAGATGGCAATTCGTTCACTAGAGCATCTTTTACAGTATGGCGAGCAGAACATCCGTCGTGCTGTTCCCTTGGCTCTTGGTCTTCTTTGCATATCAAATCCTAAG GTCAATGTTATGGACACATTAAGCAGACTTAGCCATGATACAGATTCAGAAGTAGCAATG GCTGCTGTAATCTCCTTGGGTTTGATAGGTGCAGGAACCAACAATGCTCGAATAGCTGGCATGCTTCGCAATCTTTCAAGCTATTACTACAAAGATGCCAGCCTTCTTTTCTGT GTTCGAATTGCTCAAGGTCTTGTACATTTGGGGAAGGGTTTATTGACTCTTAATCCATATCATTCTGAACGGTTTTTGCTATGCCC CCAAGAATGTTGA